The following are encoded together in the Planctobacterium marinum genome:
- a CDS encoding efflux RND transporter permease subunit produces the protein MNSLTDLLEKIVFRHRMAVIVLFLAATVFLLMQAMQLKLDAAFTKNIPLNHEYMVNYMKHQKDFGGANNVLVAVCDKNGDIFNENFFITLKNVHDQLFFIPGVDRSLVTSLYSPSTRFTEIVEGGFAGGPVIPADFSPSSPAALQLVSENITKAGIVGRQVSNDFQCAMVTAQLLELDPETGEKLDTLKLAGQFEEELRGQYESDQISIHIIGFAKMIGDVANGAKDVVMFFTIAIAITAVMVYFFSKSIMLTFLPLLCSVIAVVWQLGLLTVIGFGLDPMSILVPFLVFAIGVSHGVQMINAVGKEVAHGATAKVASQNAFRKLLIPGGVALISDTVGFMTLLVIDIGIIRELAITASMGVAVIILTNLMLLPVLMSYLKLKPGCAEKAQEITESRVDAIWQKVSGCSSMKVAKYILAVTAVLFVLGWIQSKEMKIGDLHAGAPALHESSRYNQDTFLITDKFEITVDYMSVLVETTAEACTSHDVMSAIDEFQWKMTNVEGVQSAISLPSVAKRVNAGYNEGNSKWKVLPRNEQTMVQAIGRVPTSSGLLNSDCSVMPVILFMEDHKAETITRVVEAVKEFRAEYETENLQFKLASGPVGVMAATNEAVDAAQDPMMLYVFGAVIILCLMSFRSLRATLSVVIPLYVVSVLAQALMTYLEIGLTVSTLPVIALGVGIGVDYGIYILSTMSQKLKEGMCCQDAYFEALKERGSAVLFTGITLAVGVSTWVFSSLKFQMDMGILLTFMFVVNMLGAILVLPAIAALFWRKQK, from the coding sequence ATGAATTCACTAACTGATCTTCTCGAAAAAATTGTATTCAGACACCGTATGGCGGTGATTGTTCTTTTCCTTGCAGCAACCGTGTTTTTGTTGATGCAGGCAATGCAATTAAAGCTGGATGCAGCCTTTACTAAAAATATCCCGCTAAACCATGAATACATGGTCAATTACATGAAGCACCAAAAGGATTTTGGCGGTGCCAATAATGTGCTCGTTGCTGTCTGCGATAAGAATGGTGATATATTTAACGAAAACTTTTTCATTACGTTGAAGAATGTTCACGATCAGTTGTTTTTTATCCCGGGAGTGGATAGAAGTCTGGTGACCTCTTTATATTCACCCTCAACGCGATTTACTGAGATCGTTGAAGGGGGATTTGCTGGCGGTCCCGTTATTCCAGCTGACTTTTCGCCTTCCTCTCCAGCGGCTTTGCAACTGGTATCCGAGAATATTACTAAAGCCGGAATAGTTGGTCGTCAGGTTTCAAACGATTTTCAATGTGCCATGGTCACCGCACAGCTATTGGAGCTGGATCCTGAAACTGGTGAAAAGCTCGATACCTTAAAACTTGCTGGTCAATTTGAAGAAGAATTGAGAGGGCAGTACGAAAGCGACCAGATCAGTATTCATATCATTGGCTTTGCGAAAATGATTGGCGATGTTGCCAACGGTGCCAAAGACGTTGTGATGTTCTTTACCATCGCCATCGCAATCACTGCCGTAATGGTTTATTTTTTCTCTAAATCCATCATGTTGACCTTCTTGCCACTATTGTGTTCAGTTATTGCAGTGGTGTGGCAGTTAGGGTTGTTAACCGTTATCGGCTTTGGCCTTGACCCCATGTCTATCCTCGTACCGTTTCTGGTCTTCGCTATTGGTGTGAGTCACGGCGTACAGATGATTAATGCAGTTGGCAAAGAAGTGGCTCATGGCGCAACGGCGAAAGTCGCATCGCAAAATGCCTTCAGAAAATTGCTTATCCCCGGCGGTGTGGCATTAATTTCTGATACCGTAGGCTTTATGACGCTACTGGTGATTGATATCGGCATTATTCGAGAGCTGGCCATCACAGCATCAATGGGTGTGGCGGTTATCATACTGACTAACCTAATGCTGCTACCTGTTTTGATGTCTTACCTTAAGCTGAAACCCGGTTGTGCAGAGAAAGCACAAGAGATTACGGAAAGTCGTGTGGATGCCATATGGCAAAAAGTATCTGGTTGTTCTTCAATGAAGGTTGCCAAGTACATTCTGGCGGTAACAGCAGTGTTATTTGTGTTGGGATGGATCCAATCCAAGGAAATGAAGATCGGTGATTTACATGCCGGTGCTCCCGCCCTGCATGAATCTTCCCGTTATAATCAGGATACTTTCTTGATTACTGATAAATTTGAAATCACTGTAGATTATATGTCAGTGCTTGTGGAGACTACTGCAGAAGCCTGTACATCACATGACGTTATGAGCGCCATTGACGAGTTTCAGTGGAAAATGACTAACGTAGAAGGCGTGCAGTCAGCCATCAGTTTGCCGTCTGTGGCCAAGCGCGTTAATGCTGGTTACAACGAGGGTAACTCTAAGTGGAAGGTGCTACCCCGTAATGAGCAGACCATGGTACAAGCCATAGGCAGAGTGCCTACCTCATCTGGCTTACTCAATAGTGATTGCTCGGTTATGCCTGTTATTCTGTTTATGGAAGATCACAAAGCTGAGACCATTACCCGAGTTGTGGAGGCCGTTAAAGAGTTCAGGGCTGAATACGAAACCGAAAATTTGCAATTTAAACTGGCATCTGGACCTGTAGGCGTTATGGCGGCCACTAATGAAGCGGTGGATGCTGCTCAAGACCCAATGATGCTGTATGTATTTGGTGCTGTTATCATACTGTGCTTGATGAGCTTCAGATCGCTGCGAGCAACCTTGTCGGTGGTCATTCCACTGTATGTTGTATCCGTCCTGGCGCAGGCCTTAATGACTTACCTGGAAATTGGCTTAACGGTTTCAACCTTACCTGTAATAGCATTGGGTGTGGGGATTGGTGTCGATTACGGCATTTATATCTTGTCTACCATGAGTCAAAAACTGAAAGAAGGTATGTGCTGTCAAGATGCTTACTTTGAAGCCTTAAAAGAGCGGGGCAGTGCGGTACTCTTCACTGGTATTACGCTAGCAGTTGGCGTCAGTACTTGGGTATTTTCATCCCTTAAGTTCCAAATGGATATGGGAATACTGCTGACATTTATGTTTGTTGTGAATATGTTGGGTGCCATACTGGTATTACCAGCAATAGCCGCTCTGTTCTGGCGTAAGCAAAAATAA
- a CDS encoding WD40/YVTN/BNR-like repeat-containing protein codes for MKSAKTLLFSCLLCCSAISATESSYIAPLASKSMLLDITATEQTLLAVGERGHVLISDDSGSTWTQKVVPTKSTLTAAFALDDNIWAVGHDAVILHSADKGETWSQQQFLPELERPLLDVYFFNAEQGIAIGAYGVFFRTQDGGQSWEREYHPTFLHPDDQAYVEELKAEDEEFYRQEMASILPHLNRVTADEQRLIVVGESGLVAFSDDFGESWQRVETNYYGSFFGVAKLSDGTVMAAGLRGSLYLSKDNMENWTRAEANTTATFNSVIPVTEHNALLVGNNGAVAYYNDGAIKVTKQKDGENVIDAVTMDNEAIAVSAVGFKSFPLN; via the coding sequence ATGAAATCAGCAAAAACTTTACTTTTTTCTTGTCTACTCTGTTGCTCCGCCATTTCGGCAACCGAATCCTCCTATATCGCGCCGCTTGCCTCAAAATCCATGTTGTTGGATATTACTGCTACAGAGCAAACTTTGTTGGCTGTTGGTGAGAGGGGGCATGTTTTAATTTCAGATGATTCTGGTAGCACCTGGACGCAAAAGGTGGTTCCTACCAAATCAACGTTAACCGCCGCATTTGCATTAGATGACAATATCTGGGCGGTAGGGCACGATGCGGTTATTCTTCATTCCGCTGATAAGGGCGAGACCTGGTCGCAACAACAGTTTTTACCAGAATTAGAGCGCCCGCTTTTGGATGTGTACTTTTTTAACGCCGAACAGGGGATTGCAATCGGTGCTTATGGCGTGTTTTTCAGAACTCAAGACGGTGGACAGTCCTGGGAACGTGAATATCATCCAACTTTTTTACATCCCGATGATCAGGCTTATGTAGAAGAGCTAAAAGCGGAAGACGAAGAGTTTTACCGCCAGGAAATGGCGTCTATCCTACCTCATTTGAATCGTGTCACAGCGGACGAGCAACGCTTGATCGTGGTGGGAGAATCCGGTTTGGTTGCCTTCAGTGATGACTTTGGTGAAAGTTGGCAGCGAGTAGAAACAAATTATTATGGCTCCTTTTTCGGTGTGGCGAAATTGAGCGACGGTACTGTTATGGCCGCAGGGCTCAGAGGGAGTTTATACCTTTCGAAAGATAATATGGAAAATTGGACCAGGGCAGAAGCTAATACTACTGCCACCTTTAATTCAGTTATTCCTGTAACGGAACACAATGCTTTACTTGTTGGTAACAACGGAGCGGTAGCCTATTACAACGATGGAGCCATCAAAGTAACTAAACAAAAAGATGGTGAAAATGTCATAGATGCTGTAACCATGGATAACGAAGCAATTGCGGTATCCGCCGTGGGATTTAAATCTTTTCCTCTGAATTAA
- a CDS encoding DUF1302 domain-containing protein, giving the protein MIKGPRIFKKSPLAIGLAAATVMSVPAHSASWEVGDFNITLDSTFSLGTSYRVEDRDFSKISNSSQPNLDWTGYNMTTNVIYQGEDIWRLNDGVGSYSANGDLGNLNFDSGEAFSTVFKGVHELDINKGDWGVFVRGMYYYDFELMDDDRPWQNPLSSQLSGNDGRRDICDDPRAKENACADVRLLDAFFYWDTYIGDKPFSFRIGDQVISWGESTFIQHGINTINPVDVARARAPGAELKEVFIPVGTVFASLGLTDSFSIDAYYQYEFERSILPVSGTYFGTNDFAGDGGHLNNIQLSFTRNPDIDQAFLIDSLNQIGAGLRAGADSGAMGSALIAHATKVAIRAEGDAFYNDASDSGQYGLKFTYFSEELNSTEFSFYHLNYHSSRPLLSGISADYTGAAIAHDLGYLATNEITASNITDLQTFPKAAAYFPEDIKLYGMSFNTSVGETSIAGEISFRPDEPMQIDDVTLLYAAFPEQLAASGARPDLAGISQYDAWAGGAPQPGDFIDGVIELDSLQLQLTASHLFGPVGFIDNLIVLGEVGYVEINDMPDPSVLALEAPGTFRSVPLVPINGNTREGLHVALSNGPETGAQFATDSAWGYRLLAVADFNNVYSGVNLRVRSTFAHDVDGTTPNPLFLFTEDRKSGNVSFTFDYLSKMSATFSYNAFWGGGQANDLSDRDFVSLSFNYAI; this is encoded by the coding sequence ATGATCAAAGGGCCTCGTATCTTCAAAAAGTCGCCTCTCGCCATCGGATTGGCTGCTGCCACCGTAATGTCGGTTCCAGCACACAGCGCCAGTTGGGAAGTAGGTGATTTTAACATTACGCTAGACTCAACCTTTTCGCTTGGTACCAGTTATCGTGTCGAAGACAGAGATTTCAGCAAGATTTCTAACAGCAGTCAGCCAAATCTGGACTGGACTGGTTATAACATGACAACCAACGTAATTTATCAAGGCGAAGATATCTGGCGTCTGAATGACGGTGTTGGCTCATATTCAGCCAACGGTGATTTGGGGAATCTCAACTTTGATAGCGGCGAAGCGTTCTCGACTGTCTTTAAGGGTGTGCATGAATTAGACATCAATAAAGGTGATTGGGGGGTCTTCGTGCGTGGTATGTATTACTACGACTTCGAATTGATGGATGATGACCGTCCTTGGCAAAATCCACTCAGTAGCCAATTAAGTGGCAATGACGGTCGCCGTGACATTTGTGATGATCCGCGAGCGAAAGAAAATGCTTGTGCCGATGTGCGTCTGTTAGATGCATTCTTCTATTGGGATACTTACATTGGTGACAAACCATTTAGTTTCCGTATCGGTGATCAGGTGATTTCCTGGGGTGAAAGTACATTCATCCAACACGGTATCAACACCATCAACCCGGTTGATGTCGCCCGTGCCAGAGCTCCGGGTGCAGAACTTAAAGAAGTCTTCATTCCAGTAGGAACCGTATTTGCGTCTTTGGGTCTTACTGATTCGTTCAGTATCGATGCTTACTATCAGTATGAGTTCGAGCGCAGTATCCTGCCTGTTTCAGGTACTTACTTTGGCACCAACGACTTTGCTGGTGACGGTGGTCACCTGAATAACATTCAGCTGAGCTTTACACGCAACCCTGACATCGACCAGGCTTTTTTGATCGACTCATTAAATCAGATTGGTGCTGGCTTAAGAGCAGGTGCGGATTCCGGAGCAATGGGCAGCGCTTTGATTGCACATGCGACTAAAGTGGCTATTCGTGCTGAAGGTGATGCCTTCTACAACGACGCCAGCGATAGCGGTCAATACGGTTTGAAATTTACCTATTTCTCTGAAGAGTTAAATAGTACCGAATTCAGTTTTTATCACCTGAATTACCACAGCAGTCGTCCGTTGTTGTCTGGTATCAGTGCCGATTACACTGGTGCTGCGATCGCCCATGACTTAGGTTACCTGGCGACAAATGAAATCACCGCTTCTAACATTACAGACTTGCAGACCTTTCCTAAAGCGGCGGCTTATTTCCCTGAAGATATCAAATTGTACGGCATGAGCTTTAACACTAGTGTGGGTGAAACTTCCATTGCTGGTGAAATTTCCTTCCGTCCTGACGAGCCGATGCAGATTGATGATGTAACATTGTTGTACGCGGCATTTCCGGAACAGTTGGCAGCGTCGGGTGCGCGCCCTGATCTTGCGGGAATCTCACAGTACGATGCATGGGCAGGTGGTGCGCCGCAGCCGGGCGATTTTATCGACGGTGTCATCGAGTTAGATAGCTTGCAGCTACAGCTAACAGCTTCACATTTGTTTGGTCCAGTGGGTTTTATTGATAATCTGATTGTCCTTGGTGAAGTAGGTTACGTTGAAATCAACGATATGCCAGATCCAAGTGTCTTAGCACTGGAAGCGCCTGGTACCTTCCGTTCAGTACCATTAGTACCAATTAATGGTAATACCCGTGAAGGCTTGCACGTGGCACTGTCTAATGGTCCTGAAACAGGTGCACAGTTCGCTACCGATAGCGCTTGGGGTTATCGTTTATTAGCGGTAGCTGATTTCAACAACGTATACAGCGGTGTGAACTTGCGTGTTCGCTCTACTTTTGCGCACGATGTTGATGGTACTACACCTAATCCATTGTTCTTGTTCACGGAAGACAGAAAGTCCGGCAACGTGAGCTTCACGTTTGATTATCTGAGCAAGATGTCGGCCACATTCTCCTACAACGCCTTCTGGGGTGGTGGTCAGGCGAACGATTTGTCAGATCGTGACTTTGTTTCTCTATCCTTCAACTATGCTATCTAA
- a CDS encoding DUF1329 domain-containing protein, which produces MMKKLALIASAITLALSVNVANAKVSEAEAAKLGTELTPLGGEKAGNADGSIPAWTGGITTPPAGYTPGDFHPDPFSDDKPLFEITSANLEQYKAFLSPGQIKLFETYPDTYRMPVYQTRRTASNPQWIYDQAKVNAVNAELVEGGNGVKNASGAIPFPIPSNGLEAIWNHLLRYRGQGVQRFGGQAAPTATGSYTVIGFDDVLMIKYSQRDATPESLFEENVLFKFKQKVTVPARLAGTALLVHETMDQVKEPRKAWTYNTGQRRVRLAPNVAYDAPGTAADGLRTSDDLDMFNGAPDRYNWELKGKQEMYVAYNNYKLHSDQVKYDDILKPGHINPDLTRFEKHRVWVVEATLKEGVRHIYEKRVFFLDEDSWQIQVADMYDNRNELYRVNIAYGVNYYEVPTHWSTLDVNHDLNSRRYLAVGLDNEESMYDFSVELQDQDFTPQALRREGRR; this is translated from the coding sequence ATAATGAAAAAACTGGCCCTTATTGCATCTGCAATTACCCTGGCATTGTCAGTAAACGTAGCCAATGCCAAAGTCTCTGAAGCAGAAGCTGCCAAGTTAGGTACTGAATTAACTCCATTAGGTGGTGAAAAGGCAGGCAATGCTGATGGCAGCATTCCAGCCTGGACAGGTGGTATTACCACTCCTCCTGCAGGCTATACGCCGGGCGATTTTCACCCGGATCCTTTCTCAGATGATAAACCTTTGTTTGAAATTACTTCAGCCAACCTGGAGCAATACAAAGCGTTTTTGTCTCCAGGTCAGATAAAACTTTTCGAAACTTACCCTGATACTTATAGAATGCCTGTTTATCAAACTCGTAGAACAGCATCTAACCCTCAGTGGATTTACGACCAGGCCAAAGTGAATGCTGTAAACGCTGAATTAGTTGAAGGTGGTAACGGGGTTAAAAATGCCTCCGGTGCGATTCCATTCCCAATTCCATCCAATGGTTTAGAGGCGATTTGGAACCACTTGTTGCGTTATCGCGGCCAGGGCGTACAGCGTTTCGGTGGTCAAGCAGCGCCTACGGCGACAGGTAGTTATACCGTGATTGGCTTCGATGATGTATTGATGATCAAATACTCACAAAGAGACGCGACACCTGAGTCTTTGTTTGAAGAGAACGTACTATTCAAATTTAAGCAAAAAGTAACGGTGCCGGCGCGTCTTGCAGGTACTGCACTTTTGGTTCACGAAACCATGGACCAGGTTAAAGAGCCGCGTAAAGCCTGGACTTATAACACTGGTCAGCGACGCGTACGCTTAGCACCTAACGTAGCTTATGACGCACCCGGAACAGCAGCTGATGGTTTGAGAACCAGTGATGACCTGGATATGTTTAACGGTGCACCAGATCGCTACAACTGGGAGCTTAAAGGTAAGCAAGAAATGTATGTTGCTTATAACAACTACAAACTGCACAGCGACCAGGTTAAATACGATGACATTCTTAAACCAGGCCACATCAACCCAGATTTGACTCGTTTTGAGAAACACCGTGTATGGGTGGTAGAAGCGACATTAAAAGAAGGCGTGCGTCACATTTATGAGAAGCGCGTATTCTTCCTGGACGAGGATAGCTGGCAAATCCAGGTTGCTGATATGTACGACAACCGTAACGAGCTTTATCGTGTAAATATCGCTTATGGCGTAAATTATTATGAAGTTCCTACGCATTGGTCTACGCTTGATGTTAACCATGACCTTAATTCACGTCGCTACTTGGCGGTGGGTCTTGATAACGAAGAAAGCATGTACGACTTCTCAGTTGAACTGCAAGATCAAGACTTCACTCCTCAAGCGTTAAGAAGAGAAGGACGTCGTTAA